In Actinoplanes sp. NBC_00393, a single genomic region encodes these proteins:
- a CDS encoding ROK family protein — protein sequence MAFTLTIDCGGGGIKGSVLDEAGTMRAHPIRVPTPYPLPPDLFVKTLVNLGEQLPNADRVTVGMPGMIRHGVVVATPHYVTRSGPRTKVDPELVEAWRGFDARTALADAFGLPTLVLNDAEVHGAGVVAGTGCELVLTLGTGLGCALFDGGELAPHLEMSQAPVRWGMSYDTYIGEHERRRLGDALWSRRVRNVVEGLRPVFLWDRVYLGGGNSRLITPAQLARMGDDVVVVPNTAGIVGGVRAWTLGQVR from the coding sequence GTGGCTTTCACCCTGACGATCGATTGCGGCGGCGGCGGCATCAAAGGGTCGGTGCTGGACGAGGCCGGCACGATGCGGGCGCACCCGATCCGAGTGCCGACACCGTATCCGTTACCGCCCGACCTCTTCGTCAAGACCTTGGTGAATCTCGGTGAACAGCTGCCGAACGCGGATCGGGTCACGGTCGGGATGCCCGGGATGATCCGGCACGGGGTGGTGGTGGCGACCCCGCACTACGTGACCCGCAGCGGGCCGCGGACCAAGGTGGATCCGGAGTTGGTCGAGGCCTGGCGGGGCTTCGACGCGCGTACCGCGCTGGCTGATGCTTTCGGCCTGCCGACGCTGGTGCTCAACGACGCCGAGGTGCACGGCGCCGGCGTGGTCGCGGGCACCGGCTGCGAGCTGGTTCTAACGCTCGGCACCGGGCTGGGCTGCGCGCTCTTCGACGGTGGCGAGCTCGCCCCGCACCTGGAGATGTCCCAGGCCCCGGTGCGCTGGGGGATGTCCTACGACACGTACATCGGTGAGCACGAACGCCGCCGCCTGGGCGACGCGCTCTGGTCCCGCCGGGTCCGCAACGTGGTCGAGGGCCTGCGGCCGGTCTTCCTCTGGGACCGGGTCTATCTGGGCGGCGGCAACTCCCGGCTGATCACGCCGGCGCAGCTGGCCCGGATGGGCGATGATGTCGTCGTGGTGCCGAACACCGCGGGCATCGTCGGCGGCGTCCGCGCCTGGACCCTCGGTCAGGTGCGATGA
- the bioD gene encoding dethiobiotin synthase, whose product MVLVTGTDTEVGKTISTAAMAAAAQSAGLRVAVIKPGQTGTVTGAPTDAEVITRLAGPATVRTLAEYPEPLAPLAAAKVAGVAALDLFDVVDAIRAEAEDHDLVLVEGAGGLLVPMGLRPSGEPWTFADLATTLGANMIVVARAGLGTLNHTALTLEALNRRGVPARVILGAWPAEPELVHWANLSELVPHLVGALPAGAGSMDPGVFRRSAPGWLTPLLYGVLDNWRVWAEEAG is encoded by the coding sequence ATCGTCCTGGTCACCGGCACCGACACCGAGGTCGGCAAGACCATCTCCACCGCCGCCATGGCCGCCGCCGCACAGAGCGCCGGCCTCCGCGTCGCCGTGATCAAACCCGGGCAGACCGGCACCGTCACCGGCGCGCCCACCGACGCCGAGGTGATCACCCGGCTGGCCGGGCCGGCCACCGTGCGCACTCTCGCGGAGTACCCGGAGCCGCTCGCCCCACTTGCCGCCGCGAAGGTGGCCGGGGTCGCCGCGCTGGATCTGTTCGACGTGGTCGACGCGATCCGGGCCGAGGCCGAGGACCACGACCTGGTGCTGGTGGAGGGTGCCGGCGGGCTGCTCGTACCGATGGGGTTGCGCCCCTCCGGCGAACCCTGGACCTTCGCCGATCTGGCCACCACGCTCGGCGCCAACATGATCGTGGTGGCCCGTGCCGGTCTCGGCACGCTCAACCACACCGCGCTCACCCTGGAGGCGCTGAACCGGCGCGGCGTCCCGGCCCGGGTGATCCTCGGCGCCTGGCCGGCCGAGCCCGAGCTGGTGCACTGGGCCAACCTGAGCGAGCTGGTCCCGCACCTGGTCGGCGCCCTGCCGGCGGGCGCCGGGTCGATGGATCCGGGTGTGTTCCGCCGGTCCGCGCCGGGCTGGCTCACCCCGCTGCTGTACGGGGTTCTGGACAATTGGCGCGTCTGGGCGGAGGAGGCGGGTTAG
- a CDS encoding 8-amino-7-oxononanoate synthase: MADWLEALDRLARERAKAGLTRQLRPRAAGDAVVDLAGNDYLGLSGHPRVVAAARQAIEAYGLGATGSRLVRGSTEAHAALEETLTTWIGTESALLFSSGYLANLAVIRGVGAVCDLVVSDAYNHASLIDGCRISGLPVTVAPHNDPAAVAAILDAHPGRAAVVTESVFSVDGDLAPLAELHAVTSSRGALLIVDDAHALGLLGPSGSGGVAAAGLAGQPDVLVTATLSKSLGGAGGVVAGPAAFVRHLVDTGRTFIYDTAPPPAVIAGVLAAVEVTRAADDLRAVVAGRGAEITGRLRAAGFAVRDPAAGVLSVPAPGPEAALAWAGDCRDRGVAVGCFRPPSTPDGSSRLRLTLNAGVPATDFTRALNVIVECAP; the protein is encoded by the coding sequence TTGGCGGACTGGTTGGAGGCGCTCGACCGCCTGGCCCGCGAGCGGGCCAAGGCGGGACTCACCCGTCAGCTGCGGCCGCGGGCCGCCGGCGATGCCGTCGTCGATCTGGCGGGCAACGACTACCTCGGCCTTTCCGGTCACCCCCGGGTGGTTGCCGCGGCACGGCAGGCGATCGAGGCGTACGGGTTGGGTGCCACCGGATCCCGTCTGGTCCGCGGTTCGACCGAGGCGCACGCCGCGCTGGAGGAGACCCTCACCACCTGGATCGGTACGGAGAGCGCGCTCCTCTTCTCCTCCGGCTACCTCGCCAACCTCGCTGTCATCCGCGGTGTCGGGGCGGTCTGCGACCTGGTCGTGTCGGATGCCTACAACCATGCCTCGCTGATCGACGGCTGCCGGATCTCCGGGCTGCCGGTGACGGTCGCACCGCACAACGACCCGGCCGCCGTCGCCGCCATCCTGGACGCGCATCCCGGCCGCGCCGCCGTGGTGACCGAGTCGGTCTTCTCCGTCGACGGTGACCTCGCTCCCCTCGCCGAGCTCCACGCGGTGACGTCGTCGCGGGGCGCGCTGCTGATCGTCGACGACGCGCATGCGCTCGGTCTGCTCGGCCCGTCGGGTTCCGGTGGGGTGGCCGCGGCCGGCCTCGCCGGGCAGCCCGACGTGCTGGTCACCGCGACGCTGTCCAAGTCCCTGGGCGGGGCCGGTGGTGTGGTGGCCGGGCCGGCGGCGTTCGTCCGGCATCTGGTCGACACCGGCCGCACCTTCATCTACGACACCGCGCCGCCGCCGGCCGTGATCGCCGGCGTGCTCGCCGCGGTCGAGGTCACCCGGGCCGCCGACGACCTGCGGGCGGTGGTGGCCGGCCGGGGCGCCGAGATCACCGGGCGGCTGCGGGCGGCCGGCTTCGCGGTGCGGGATCCGGCGGCCGGGGTGCTCTCGGTGCCCGCTCCCGGCCCGGAGGCGGCGCTGGCGTGGGCCGGTGACTGCCGGGACCGCGGGGTCGCGGTCGGCTGCTTCCGGCCACCCTCGACACCGGACGGCAGCTCGCGACTGCGGCTGACCTTGAACGCGGGCGTGCCCGCTACGGACTTCACCAGAGCCCTGAACGTGATCGTGGAGTGCGCACCATGA
- a CDS encoding HAD family hydrolase: MRPDAVLLDFGGVLADAPFRADPPELVLRLYNLIQGALTPGQIQRSLIDGAAAYARWRDEDWPDELPQAEVWERFVIADWPRLAQIRVRGAVPRLSYDWAWRDSWTLRPGIAEALTGFAEAGIRLAVVSNTLCGAAHRDYLTKAGVGRLFTTQIYSDEAGVRKPNPQMIWNATDVLGVSPTACWFVGDSRRRDILCARRADIGKAVLMPSGRDDPDAESPWPAPDAVVMDGHALLGLL; the protein is encoded by the coding sequence ATGAGGCCGGACGCCGTTCTGCTCGATTTCGGCGGCGTCCTGGCTGACGCCCCGTTCCGGGCCGACCCGCCCGAGCTGGTCCTGCGGCTGTACAACCTGATCCAGGGCGCGCTGACACCCGGCCAGATCCAGCGTTCGCTCATCGACGGCGCGGCCGCCTATGCCCGCTGGCGCGACGAGGACTGGCCCGACGAGCTGCCACAGGCCGAGGTCTGGGAGCGTTTCGTGATCGCCGACTGGCCTCGGCTGGCGCAGATCCGGGTGCGCGGCGCCGTACCCCGTCTCAGTTACGACTGGGCCTGGCGCGACAGCTGGACCCTGCGGCCCGGCATCGCCGAGGCGCTGACCGGCTTCGCCGAGGCCGGCATCCGGTTGGCGGTGGTCAGCAACACCCTGTGCGGGGCCGCGCACCGCGACTACCTGACCAAGGCCGGCGTCGGCCGCCTCTTCACGACGCAGATCTACAGCGACGAGGCCGGCGTCCGCAAACCCAACCCGCAGATGATCTGGAACGCCACCGACGTCCTCGGCGTCTCCCCCACCGCCTGCTGGTTCGTCGGTGACAGCCGCCGCCGCGACATCCTCTGCGCCCGCCGCGCCGACATCGGCAAGGCCGTCCTCATGCCGTCCGGCCGCGACGACCCGGACGCGGAATCGCCATGGCCGGCCCCGGACGCCGTCGTCATGGACGGCCACGCTCTACTCGGTCTGCTCTAA